The bacterium DNA segment TCGGAGGAGGCCCAGGGCCTCTTGGCGACGACGAAGGCGTGCCTTACGGCGGCGATCGAGCAATGCGTTGAGGGCAACCGCGTGGGCGACATTTCGCACGCCGTGCAGGTTCTGGCCGAGGGGCGCGGCTATGGGGTCGTCTCCGAGTTTGTCGGGCACGGCATCGGTCGGCGCATGCACGAGGCGCCGCCGATCCCGAATGTCGGCCGCGCGCACACCGGCGAGCGCCTGCGCGTCGGGATGGTGTTCGCGATCGAGCCCATGATCAACGAGGGCTCGCCGGACGTGGTGACGGAAAACGACGGGTGGACGGCGCGCACGGCCGACCGCAAGCTCTCCGCCCATTTCGAGCATTCGGTGGCTATCACGCCGGACGGGCCGCGCGTCCTTTCGGTGTGGGAGTAGGAGCGCAAGATGAAGGTTCAGGCATCGGTCAAGAGGCGCTGTTCCAAGTGCAAGATCATCCGCCGCAAGGGCGTGGTGATTGTGATTTGTTCCATCAAGAAGCATCGCCAGCGTCAAGGCTGACCGGGAGGATTGCAAGAATGCCGCGTATCGCGGGTGTGGATATTCCGAACGACAAGCGCGTCATCGTCGCGCTGACGTACATCTACGGCATCGGCGCCACGACCGCGCGCCGCATCGTGACGGCCGCGGGCATCGACGAGAACGTCCGGGCCGGCCAGTTGACGGACGCCGAGATCGCGCAGCTTCGCCGGGCGATCGACGATCTCGCCAAGGTGGAAGGCGACTTGCGCAAAGAGGTGTCCATGAACATCAAGCGTTTCATGGATATGGGTTCCTACCGCGGGCTTCGCCACCGCCGCGGCCTGCCCGTGCACGGCCAGCGTACGCACACCAACGCGCGCACGCGAAAAGGTCCCAAGCGCGGCACCATCAAGAAGAAAGTGAAGTAAGGAGACCCCATGGCCAAGGTCAGGCGAGGCGGCGCGAAGGTCGTCAAGAAGAACATCCCGTCGGGCGTCGCCCACATTCAGGCGACGTTCAACAATACGATCATCACGATCACCGATCTTTCGGGAAACACCATCTGCTGGTCCTCGGCCGGCAGCTCCGGCTTCAAGGGCAGCCGCAAGTCGACGCCCTACGCCGCGCAGGTCGCCGCGGAGGAGTGCGCGAAAAAGGCCAAGGAGCACGGTGTCAAACAGATTTCCGTTCTGGTCAAGGGACCGGGTTCCGGCCGCGACGCCGCGCTTCGCTCGCTGCTCGCCGGCGGTTTCAAGGTGAATGTGATCAAGGACGTGACGCCCATCATGCACAACGGATGCCGCCCGCCGAAGCGGCGTCGCGTCTGACAGGAGGATTGCAAACTTGGCCCGCTATATCGATTCGGTCTGCCGGCTCTGCCGCCGCGAGGACGAGAAACTCTTCCTCAAGGCCGAGCGCTGCTATACGGAAAAGTGCGCCATCGAACGGCGCAAGTACGCCCCCGGCCAGCACGGCCAAAGGCGCAAGGGCAAGGTGTCCAACTACGGCGTCCAGCTTCGCGAGAAGCAAAAGGCCCGCCGTATTTACGGCGTCATGGAAAGGCAGTTCCGCCTGTATTTCGAACGCGCCGACCGCATGCGCGGCGTCACGGGCGAAAACCTGCTGCAACTGCTCGAACGGCGTCTCGACAATGTGTGCTTCCGCCTCGGTTTCGGCGGCAGCCGCAACGAGGCGCGCCAGTTCGTGAACCACGGGCACGTGCTTGTCGACGGCAAGAAGGTTGACATCGCGAGCTACATCGTCAAGCCGGGACAGACCGTCTCGGTGCGCGAGAAGAGCCGGAAGGTGCAACGCATCAACGAGTCGCTCGAGGCGGCCCAGCGGCGCGGCGTTCCCAACTGGCTCGCGCTCGAACCGGCCGCGTTCACCGGCACGGTGAATGCCGTGCCGGCGAGCGACGACCTCGAATCCACGATCAACGCGCAGCTCATCGTCGAGCTGTATTCGAAATAAGGCCATCCACCCAACGTTTGGGGGACGATTCAATATGCACAAGGTTTGGCGCGACCTGATTCGACCGAAAAAACTTGTTGTCGAGAAGGGGGCGCAGCAAAATTACGCCCGCTTCATCGCCGAGCCGCTGGAACGCGGCTTCGGACAGACGCTTGGCAATTCATTGCGGCGTGTCCTTTTATCCACGCTCCCCGGCGCCGCCATCACCTCGGCGCGCTTCGAGGGCGTCAACCACGAGTTCTCCACGATCGCCGGCGTCAAGGAAGACGTCACCGACATCGTGTTGAACCTCAAGCAGGTCCGGCTGAGGATGCACACCGACTCGGTCGAGACGCTGCGCATCAGCAAAACCGGCGAAGGCACGGTCACGGCCGCGGACATCGAGGCGCCGCCCGCGGTGGAGATCCTGAACAAGGATCTGCACCTGGCGTCGTTGTCGAAGGACGCCGCCATCGAGGCGGAGTTGACCTGCCAGATCGGCCGCGGCTACGCGGCGGTCGAGCAGCAGCGCGGCCCGGACGACGAGTATCCCATCGGCACGATCCTCATGGATGCGCTCTACTCGCCGGTCCTGAAATGCAGCTACCAGGTCACGAACGCGCGCGTCGGGCAGCGCACCGACTTTGACCGCCTCATCCTCGAGGTGCTCACGGACGGTTCGATCACGCCCGAGGACGCGGTCGCGGTGGCGGCGAAGGTCGTCAAGGAGCAGCTCACGGTCTTCATCAACTTCGAGGAAGAGTTCGAGGACTACGACGACTACGCCGAGGAAGTCGACGAAGACGTGGAGACGAACGAAAATCTCTACCGCCGCGTCGACGAACTCGACCTGTCCGTGCGCGCCGCGAACTGCCTGAAGAACGCGGGTATCCGCTACATCGGCGAGTTCGTGCAAAAGACCGAGGCCGAGATGCTCAAGACCAAGAACTTCGGCCGCAAGTCGCTGAACGAAATCAAGGAAGTGCTCGCCGAGATGGGTCTTTCGCTCGGAATGAAACTTCGAAGCTGGCGGCCCCCGGACGAAGACGCCGAGCAGGCCGAAATCTGACGGCAAGCCCTTAAAACGACGGAACGAATGCCATGAGACACCGGAAAGATTTTCGCAAGCTTTCGCGCTCGAGCAGCCATCGCCGCGCGTTGTTTCGCAATATGGCGACAAGCCTCATCCTTCACGGGCGCATCCAGACGACCGAGGCCAAGGCCAAGGAGCTGCGCCGCGTCGCGGACCGCCTCGTCACGATCGGCAAGCGCTACAAGTCGATCGGCGACGCCGGCGGCGAGGACAAAGAGGTCGCGTCCCAGCGCCTGCACGTCCATCGGCGCATGCTCGGCTACCTCAAGGACAAAAAGGCGATCGAGATTCTTTTTACGGATCTCGCCGCGCGCTTCGAGAATCGTCCCGGCGGCTACACCCGGGTCGTGAAGCTCGGCTTCCGTCAGGGCGACGCCGCGCCGTTGGCCTTCATCGAGTTCATCCCCGAGGAAGTCAAGGAGAAGGAAACGAAGAGCAAGCGCCGCCGGCGCCGCCGCAAGGACAAGGGCGAGGACGAGATGGCCGCTGCTCCGGTCTCCGGCGCCAAGGGCGCCAAGGCCAAAGCCGCGCCCGTGCCCGTGGAAGATGCGCCCGGGGAAACCGCGGTGGAAGCTCCGGACGAGGATGCCGCGGAAGAAGTCGGCGAAGACGAAAACAAGGAAGACTGATAACGGAATGGGGGCCTGGAAAACCGAAGGCTCATGGTGATGAGCTTCCAGCCTTCCGGCCTTCCCGCCTTCCGGCCTTTTTTGTAACAAGATGGGCAGGAGACCGTTTGGTCATCCTGCCTTTTCTTTGCTATACGAATCCCACGGACGAAACCCGATGAACGCCAACGCGCCCACCCCGCCATCCGCCAATCCTGCGAGCAACAAAAAGCTGCTCGCCGTGTTTCTCGTATTCGCCGCGCTGCTCTACGTGCTCATCTTCGGATGGGACTGCGGCGGACCGGCGGGCCTGTCGGTGATGGGCGAGCGCGTCGAGGCCAAGGGATTCACGCTGCCCGACATGTCGGGAAAGCCGGTGTCGCTGGCGGACCTGCGCGGCAAGGTCGTCTTCCTGAATTTCTGGGCGACGTGGTGCGCGCCGTGCCGCCGCGAGATGCCGGACATCCAGCGCCTCTACCGAAAGATGGACCCGGAGCAGTTCGCCATCGTCACCGTGTCGGTTGACAGCGGCGGGCGCGAGGACGTGGCGCGATTTTTCCGTTCGCGCCAGCTTGAGGTTCCCGCGCTGCTCGATCCGGAAAACAAGGTGGCGCGGATCTACGGCGTGACTGGATTTCCCGAGACATTCCTCATCGACAAGCAAGGCAAGCTCGTCGAGCGCTTCATCGGCCCGCGCAATTGGCTCTCCGATTCGTTCATGGAACGCTATCGCGAACTCATCGGAGAGTAGCCGCCGGCCCCGGGCGAAATTATGGCAAAGCGCGATTCGGAATCCGGCGTTCCCTTCCCGCCGTCCGGCGCGGACCGCGAAAACCTGAACCGCCTGCGCGCGGCGCACGCCGAAAAATTCCTCGAACCCGACGCCGCCTTCTCGCGCATTCGCCCGGGAAGCCGCATCTTCGTCGCGACCGCGTGCGGCGAGCCGACGTATCTTGTCGATGAGCTGGTGCGTTTCGTCGCCGGTAACCCCAAGGCATTTTTCGACGCCGAGGTGATGCAGGTGCTGACGCTCGGCGTCGCCCCCTTCGCCAACGAGCG contains these protein-coding regions:
- a CDS encoding DNA-directed RNA polymerase subunit alpha is translated as MHKVWRDLIRPKKLVVEKGAQQNYARFIAEPLERGFGQTLGNSLRRVLLSTLPGAAITSARFEGVNHEFSTIAGVKEDVTDIVLNLKQVRLRMHTDSVETLRISKTGEGTVTAADIEAPPAVEILNKDLHLASLSKDAAIEAELTCQIGRGYAAVEQQRGPDDEYPIGTILMDALYSPVLKCSYQVTNARVGQRTDFDRLILEVLTDGSITPEDAVAVAAKVVKEQLTVFINFEEEFEDYDDYAEEVDEDVETNENLYRRVDELDLSVRAANCLKNAGIRYIGEFVQKTEAEMLKTKNFGRKSLNEIKEVLAEMGLSLGMKLRSWRPPDEDAEQAEI
- the rpmJ gene encoding 50S ribosomal protein L36, whose translation is MKVQASVKRRCSKCKIIRRKGVVIVICSIKKHRQRQG
- the rpsD gene encoding 30S ribosomal protein S4 → MARYIDSVCRLCRREDEKLFLKAERCYTEKCAIERRKYAPGQHGQRRKGKVSNYGVQLREKQKARRIYGVMERQFRLYFERADRMRGVTGENLLQLLERRLDNVCFRLGFGGSRNEARQFVNHGHVLVDGKKVDIASYIVKPGQTVSVREKSRKVQRINESLEAAQRRGVPNWLALEPAAFTGTVNAVPASDDLESTINAQLIVELYSK
- a CDS encoding TlpA family protein disulfide reductase; its protein translation is MNANAPTPPSANPASNKKLLAVFLVFAALLYVLIFGWDCGGPAGLSVMGERVEAKGFTLPDMSGKPVSLADLRGKVVFLNFWATWCAPCRREMPDIQRLYRKMDPEQFAIVTVSVDSGGREDVARFFRSRQLEVPALLDPENKVARIYGVTGFPETFLIDKQGKLVERFIGPRNWLSDSFMERYRELIGE
- the rpsM gene encoding 30S ribosomal protein S13; the encoded protein is MPRIAGVDIPNDKRVIVALTYIYGIGATTARRIVTAAGIDENVRAGQLTDAEIAQLRRAIDDLAKVEGDLRKEVSMNIKRFMDMGSYRGLRHRRGLPVHGQRTHTNARTRKGPKRGTIKKKVK
- the rpsK gene encoding 30S ribosomal protein S11; the protein is MAKVRRGGAKVVKKNIPSGVAHIQATFNNTIITITDLSGNTICWSSAGSSGFKGSRKSTPYAAQVAAEECAKKAKEHGVKQISVLVKGPGSGRDAALRSLLAGGFKVNVIKDVTPIMHNGCRPPKRRRV
- the rplQ gene encoding 50S ribosomal protein L17, whose protein sequence is MRHRKDFRKLSRSSSHRRALFRNMATSLILHGRIQTTEAKAKELRRVADRLVTIGKRYKSIGDAGGEDKEVASQRLHVHRRMLGYLKDKKAIEILFTDLAARFENRPGGYTRVVKLGFRQGDAAPLAFIEFIPEEVKEKETKSKRRRRRRKDKGEDEMAAAPVSGAKGAKAKAAPVPVEDAPGETAVEAPDEDAAEEVGEDENKED
- the map gene encoding type I methionyl aminopeptidase: MNAIHLKSPDDIEAMYRANRVVAEALRAMYEAVRPGVSTGELDRVARRVLEKHGARSAFLNYPHSAGGPAFPATVCASVNEVIVHGIPSDDTIRKDGDIVSLDFGAILDGWVGDSAITVAVGAASEEAQGLLATTKACLTAAIEQCVEGNRVGDISHAVQVLAEGRGYGVVSEFVGHGIGRRMHEAPPIPNVGRAHTGERLRVGMVFAIEPMINEGSPDVVTENDGWTARTADRKLSAHFEHSVAITPDGPRVLSVWE